A stretch of DNA from Carya illinoinensis cultivar Pawnee chromosome 12, C.illinoinensisPawnee_v1, whole genome shotgun sequence:
TTTATTCTACACAGGGAGATCATGAAGAGCAAAACCTTTCACCAGGGATGGGGCATTCTGGAATTGGAGCATCCTTTCCGATATTAATTGTGATATCTCTTGGACGAATGCGTTTTTTCAGCTTTCCCATCTGACACCATATAAAGGCAATCAatgacaaaattaaattattttttttagagaaaatgCTTCCACATATAGCCGTGGGAAATTTTTGTATTCAATTGCACACAACTCTAAATTATCACAGGTAGGAAAAAGTCAAGAAGACCTTTGGATGCTCTCCACGGCCTCGAAATAATCCAGGTGGCTCAACTCTGAAGTTTCCAACCTGAGATAGaggtaaaataagaaattagatGCACATTAAAGATAACAATAACATGCAACGAGGCCTGATAAAGGAATAACAGATTGtatttatcatctacataaTCACAGGTAAGAAAAATGTCAATAGAAATGGATCTATACAATGAAATAGAAACCCATGCAAACAGTATGGGAGAGTATACATGCAATATCAAACTATTGCAAAAGGTGAACTTTATACCATCAGAAACTCCTCAAAGTAAAAGATTGAGATGGTTAAATCCTTATCTAGACAAAATTTAAACAAGGTTTCAGGTGTCAGACAAAGTAGGTGATAGTATGAATTAATAACAATGCAAGAACTATCTATTCTGAAAGCAATCAAAAGTGTTCTCCCAGTCAATGCAACACAATTGCTCTGCATAGTCACTTAAGGTAAAGGCCTTAACCATATGGTTGATAGTCTGAAATTTCTCATCCAATCTTAGTATATGATATCACTACTTAAATGACCCACTTCAACCTCACAGAAAATATCTTTTCTATAGCGGATACCTTGTATAAATATGGAGAATCACATTAAAACCCCAACAGCATGTTTCTAGAAAGGTCTAAAATGGAAAGagaggggggtggggggggggggggggggaggatgAATTGAATACGttcttttttcatatttgaaaattttattaatatgaataaAAGACTAGGCAAAGCCCGGGTACAcaagacatatacaagagcgaGTGGCTAGCTAGGCGAAGAAGAAAATTGACATGTGTGATCTATCATATAACTTTAATAGTCCAAACAACATCAAATTCAATCAGCAGCCAAAGCTAGAAGTAACCTTCTCTTTAACACCATCAACAATGGCCCACATATACTTCTCCTCCTGATTCAATTTCTCTTCCTTAACCGCCTTCTTCTCCTGCACAAACAGAAACTCATAAGTCAATAGTTTTGAAGCAAAAAATATTGATTAGAAGGAGCATGTGACCCGAATTGACATATTGGCTTCATTGTAGAGGCAAAGAAAAGCAATTATGTGAAATGCAAATGGTCGCATTCACATCACGCTTCATGTGAACTTATCTTCCATACCAGTAAAGGAGTATAACATTCTAGCTCCCGAGGTAAAACACCATGATTAAAAATGGAAGGCCCAAGTATTTCCAAGTCATTTATCAAACCATCTGACTGTTATCAATGATTGGCAATTGAAGTTCAAATGTAGAGCAATGTGGATAAAGGACAAAGGCATCCATTTTGCAATAAAAATTTTCGACAATCTCTCTTTTAAATCATGTAGGATTCTTTCTTAGCATAGATGTGATCAGAATGATAATGGATTAAGCATAGAGTCATCTGCTTCATAAATGCAATGAAAGAATCCTCAACAAGAACTTTCCATGTGAATCAATTGGAAGCCATATTGAACTCCGATAAAATTGCTTTTAATAGTGAGAAAAGGCCTAATCAAAGACCCAAAAAATCCTATTATTTGGACACTGACGAAATCACATACCAAAATATAGTCTGTTGACAAGAACACATTTGAAAAAGTCAAGTTCTTTCAACAAATAAACCTTGGTCTCTGGCCACTGGCATCACTATGGTGAAAACTAGTGATTAAGATGTAGAAGaaaaaatttggaagaaaacCCAACTAAATGATCAGAAAGGATGATTTAAACGAGTAATcaagcccatcaactaaacttcaTTGCTTATCAAGCCCACAAAGTATATAAGAGCACCAGCTTACTTCTGTACtcatttgtttcttcttctctttttcctgtTGGCACCAGTCATATATTGGGGTGAAATCACATTTCTCCAAGCTCTGGACCACATGGTTTTTACCTAGTAGCTTCCGCCAATCATCCCAAAAATTCTCTTTGAACTTATCTTTCTGCATGTAATCTGTATCTTTCATCACTGCAAACATGGTGGCAAcctgaaaatataaattttcccAGGTACATCAAATGAGGTTCAGAAACCATGAGAAAATAAGACGTGgcaaaagcaaagtcaatagaATTTGCaaggaaaaaatgaaagattatGGAAATGAAAATTAggtaagaagagagagagagagagagagagagagagagagagagagagagagagagagagagagagcgccaCCTCCTCTTGTTCAGGATTCAAATCAACTGGCTTCCCACTATAGCGCATCTTAACTCCATGAGGTTTATATGGGGGAGGAAAAATTACGCCATTGTGAACCAGGGTAGTCCATTTCTTCTGTCCATCACCAGCGCTAGGTGACATTTTTGTCGACTTTATGTACTTCGAATTTTTCACTGCTTTCTTAGACTTCTGAGTTGTTTTCTtaaatgaagaagaagcaaCTTTTACAGGTTTTTGTTTTGTGGAAGAAGATTTGTTACCAGATGCGGCTGGCTTCTTTATTCTCTGAGCAATTGGAATatggtcatcatcatcatctgtcTTTAGTTCTGCTTTGACTGGCACTTGCTTAATCTTCACAGTTGTGGATGTATCTGAGAGCTTTGTCTTTTTAACTGAAGACTGATCTGAGGAATTGGCCTTATCTAGGGGTCTCTTACCCATTATTATGGAAGATTTATGCTGTTTGTCCCTCAAGGTGGAGCCATTTTGCAGAATTTTTGAAGCTAAAGGTTTCTTTTCTTCAGACTCATATGACTTACTATTGGGCGTGCCCGCATTGGATTTGAATGGGAACCGTGAAGACAATGGAACTTCATCGTCTGAGTCTTCGGAAGATTTTTTGACAGCATTTTTTGACACCATTGGCAGTGATGTTGTAGGAATAGGTTTCCCGATCCCTTTGTGGGCAGGGTTGGAGTTCCCCTTGAGTCTAGCACTCAGTGGTTTGTCATCTTCAGAATCCTCAGAATCACTATTTTCTGCAGAAAACATTTCCTCCTTAATAGATCTTGACAACTTCTGTTCAGATGAGTGTTTTACATGACCGTCTGACATACTCAATTTCCTTGAATTCGCTACTGGTGACTTCTCAGTTGATGCCTTGATAGAGGAAGTTGATGCTTTTGGGCTAGCTGCAGGAGATTTAACTGGTGATGCCTTGTTAGATGTGACCATCTTACCCTTCTGCGAACTCAAGTTTTGACCATTGGAAGAGGGTATGCCAGAGACCTGCCTCCCAGATTGTCCATCATGCCTTTGAGATGATAACTTGTTCACTTCTGAATTCAATGGATTTTGTTTCGCTGTTGGTTTACTCCTTTTGAAAACTGCAGGCCCATCTTCCTCATCAAAGTCGTCATCATATACTGATTTACCAGATGTTTGAACAGCCATTATCCAATATGCACTGTTACATCAGTTTctggagggaaaaaaaaaaaaaaaagaaggaagaagaagaagaaatgaatgaAGGGATGGGGCACCAAACACTTAGAGACTCAAAAAGCACAAGCACTTGAATATCAATTGCAGTTGAAGATACAGATAACTAATATTGTAAGATTAATTAACACACAAATTTAAGATCACAAGAAAAGGTCAGTCAGAATGAATTGTTCAGCAGAGATTATGATGCATTAGATTCTATTAGAAAGCGATACCACTGGTGGAAGCAGATTCaatcaagaaataaataaagccCGATACCAAAAACAGTAGCTCGGTACACCCACGACAAAACCAAACTTTAAATGAAACTGTAAAAATCATAGGAAGCTGAGCTTCTTGGGACAAATCCAAATCAAGCTAGACAAGCGACAAAACCAAActgtaaatgaaaacttaagctTGTCTCATTGATACACGGCAAGCCGTCCACATGCTTTCCACAAGAAGCTCAGCTCCCTATGATAGTCACCAAAAGATTGAAGTTTCTTACCCACCTCGATTACCAGAAACAGAATAGAAATCAGAATCTTAAATTTTCAGTTGCTAGATCTTCATAAACCGTAAAACCCCAATAGAATTCCGGTAATTAACTATTATCGGAAACACCCATCGACTTCAGCTAATGAGGTGTACAAACTTGGCAGAACCAATGTTCATACTCTCTCCGTACCCCGAagagaaaaattcaaaactagGAATGTTTTTTCTCAGCTTTCTAAGCAACCAAACAAACTGTTTACACGGAGAACACcgtataagaaagaaaaaactgcGTTAAAATCTAAGTCACAAGAAGCTGATACAGAAACCCTAAATTAAACATTATTCATAATACGTTCACAAAAACCAATAAGATATAAATGGATAAACGTAAATAACATGCAATAAGATCAATCCCTAAATGGACATAGGAAGAAGAATAAAGCAAAGAGAGTCTCACATACTTGtctaaaaccaaaaatttaaatgaaaaaaaatgttctcTGATCTGATTGTTTCTGGATTCCTTGCAAATCTGAAAGCTGAGGGAGTTGATTGGAAGTAAATATAGAGAAAAGGGAAACGAAAGAGAGGCTCGCAGTTGGGTTGGGTGTCTTCCAGAGAAAGAGTGAGACGGGGGAGGAGgggttggtttggttttggttccCTGATGTGGTGGTGAAATTGCTTAACCTCGTCCTCCTGGCCCGTGGGCTTTTGTGGCTCAGACACAAAAATGGATAATTCAATAAAAGGCCCATAATTTTGAGAGATTGTAAACGCTCTGCCTCTCTCCGTGTCAGTCCCCACTAGGACGGATACCAGACGATTCAACGGCCAAGATTCGAGACACATCAGAAGAGCACCAAACGATGCCGTTTTGGGTACATGGTGATTCTGGTGATTATCTGAAAGTTTTGTGTGGATGCACTTATTACAGTCATTGTCCCATTTAGGACGTTATTATGGATTGGTCTTTTACATTGACAGTCTCCAACCGAGTCAAAGGTCTCCAATTACGAAAGTTGTTCGAAGACTTTGACAATGTCCGCCTACAACATTTCTCTTGTCTGAGCTAACCTCACAAAACTTGAAAGGaaacaacaaaaaccaaagtgcataaaaaaaaaaagacaatcaAGTCCTCGATTGATAATATGCGTTGTGTCTGAAAATGTTTTCTCTGAGTTTGAGATTCTGTACTTTTATTTTTCGGGGGGaccgttttaaaaaaaaaaaaaaaattgaggatGCTTTGCACGGTTTACACGTTATGGCAGTCAACTTTGTTCGCCCAATACGGATTTCAAGGTCACCTTTGTTGACCCATACCAAATCCTTTCGTCAAATATTTaagccattttctttttcctttttttgtctGTCCAATGTAAACAAGCTTGTCAGTATAATTCCCATTTGTGATCTTTAACTTTAATGTAAGAGATGTCTATCATAAAGAATGAAGAATCCATTGTTTATCTAACAAATCTGAAAAGATTGCTACTTTATTCTCTCATCGTTCTGTTTAGTACTACATTTACGTCACAcatcatctatataatataatttaatttaaaatataaattttaaaacttttaaataaacttaattCATTTTGGATAATCACCTATTGACAATATGGTTGTCTAACGTTGTTAGAATAACAAGTTAGAGAACTTATACAATGGCCAACTTATAAAAGcaatcaaaattgaagattcatGTATGATTTTGTCATCGAGATGGCTACTCAATATTTGCGGGAAGAACAACCATGCGCCCGTCACCGCTACAAATCCTATAGTCAACGGTCCCGAGATTGCCCGATGCAACTTCCACCTGTCCTTCACCGCCTTCTTCACCACTATCTCGATTACCACGCACAGGCCATGTAGGACAAAGAACCATGTCACCTCCCACGTGGGATTCGCACGAGTTATGTAATAATATATTACTTCGTGTATGAGGCCCGAGACCAAGAAGGTCGCGAACACCGCCGGAAGTGAGGCCCAGCGTGGCCCAACGACACGCACAGAGACACGACGTGTTGGGTTATAAACTGTGGGCCGCAGAATGCTAGTGACCATGAGGTTCCACCTACGGCCCCAAAAATCCTGCAGTGAGGTGGCAAGGTAGGGTTCATTGAACTGTGGCTCCAGCTCAAAGCCGAAGATGGCTCGAGCAGGAGTAACAGCTAGGGCTAGGGCAATCTCTAAGGCTAGGTAGAGGTGGCCACAGTACAGAGCAAAGATGACGGATGGGTGTAGATTTGGTCTATGGTCATAGGCTCGTATTATCATAGCAAGAAGCAAGGCTTTTATGAGAAACAAAATGGATCTAGGCACTTTTGTGGTCAAGGGGTTCGAAGATGGTTCTAAATTTGGAGATGattgtttggagtttttggctTTTTGGTAGGATGGGTTTTTGCCGTTTCTGGTATTTAAAGGCTTATAATCTTTATTCAGAATTGGGTCTTGTTTGATTTTGATTGGAAGGCAAGCGAtggagatgaaatgaaaaaggtTTGGAGGGAGTGGGGATAGAGGGCCTTGTTCAAAGGCGAAAAGGAGGAGCTTGAAGTTGCCAAGCCAAACAAGGAAGAAGGTTGTGGTGCCACCGAAATGGACAGTGTGGAGAGTCAAGGGGAGGATGGTGAAGAGGTAAAAGATGGGGAGGAGATAGAGGAGCCTCAACATGCCCCCTCTGATTCGGGCAACTGCATAATAACAATAACACAGAGATGCCATCGCTACTATCCATACCTTGATCAAGTTCTTCATTTCACCTTccatttccctctctctctctctctctctgatttttttttttgaagctcTGTATCTGATCTTGAATGTAATGGTGGAGGGTTTGGTAAGGACACAAGGTGGGACCACGGGGTGGTAGTCTAGGCCAGCTGGGCTCAATTATATTTTAGACCCGATCCGAAAGCACAAAACGGGTAAGTGATTCCGCTTCCGTTTAAAACAGTTCGGTATCGGGTAATTACTCGATACCCGAAAATATTAAGACCGCTTAGAGCATCCCCATCAGCATCTCCATACcgtggttttctctaaaatttggagataaattttaggattttttcaaaaatggctCTCCATCCAAATCCCTAAAATGCGATTTGGGTTTCCGGTTTGTACAGTGATACCCCATATTTGTGCATCTACTGTTTGTTCCCAaattgtttttctctttcttggTCCCGCGTTTCTCTTCTCCGGACAGTTGGGTGGCAGTGCGAAATCACCTGCTCGACTTCTCCCTCGCAATCAGACGAGGCTTGCACCAAATGTGGGTAATCTCTAAACTTTCGCTTTCCTCCATGGCTGGTTTCTCACCTATTGGCATATCTCTTTCTATGTTTCGGCACCTTCCATGGCTGGACTTTGTGAACCGGGCATCCTCCATGGCTGGCCACCGAGCTTCTCTATCTCAAAAACAAAATCCCCCATCTCGGTTTAATCATGGTTGCAGTGATTTACCGTGATCTAATTTTGCTTAAACCTCTAGATGATGTGTTGTATGATCTGAAAACCCTAGCATTCTTGCTCAAAATAGGCGCTGAAAATGGTTGAAGAAATTGGGTTGCTGAGAATTTGTTGTTTCAATTACCATTTCTCTGAGATTTGATAACTCTACTGATATCTGTTGAAGGGCCGAAATTGATATTGTTTGGATCTGAAACTTTGTGGTTATGTATGTTCTTCtatgcagatttttttttttatgtatttagtaATCTTTTCTTGCTCAATGTGATGGAGATTTGTTGAGCGCTGAACTGGGTCTGAAAATGAGAATTATTGTTGCTCTGTTTGGGTTATTCGGATGGTTGTTGATATCCTTGTTGCTCTGATAATCGCTGGACAGATTTTGTTGGCTTTGGGAGTGTTGTTTTGATTACCATGCCAGAATTTGGGAAGTGTTGATTTCATTTGTGGCTTTCTATGTGGAACATATTTGGTTATCATCAAGTTGTATAAGCTGAAAATTATGTTTGGCAAGCTGAGAAATCTTCCAAAATTTGCTTTaaattctattgatttttgtggttCTCTGCATCCTATATGTGCTTGGTGTGATGTTTGTTATGCGAATAACATGTGCAATTGATCCATGTAGTTTCCTTGGTATCTCATTTAGGTGTGAAGTCTGTAGGGATTGATTTTTGGACTTATATATCTAATGGGTTGGGGCCGTGGGTTTATGGTATTTATTTTTGCACTTATACCtttccaatttcttttgaaattgtgtACTCAGTCCATATGTGGCTTTTTGTGGCTGGTGGATATTCATTTACCCTAAAATGACTAGAGGAATTTGAGTGTTGAATACACTGATGAACTGTCTCGATGACTGAAGTTATCATTTGTTTtcagattattttatttgagcttccatgttaatattattttgtctgTGCAGATTCTGTTTTCAGATTAATAGCCATTTCcgttaattaatttttgttccatTCTTATATATCATTTGCAGTGTTTCATATATATCGGGCTAGGGATGCATTCCAATAGGCTATGATGATGGTGTTATAGGGGGGTTATTTCACTAGTGTTAATTAGGGACCCACCGTTATGGCGGGGTAATCCTCATCCGGATTaccatattgcagtttgtgaTACTTTTCACAAAATGCAATCGGGGTTCGGGTggggttttgcagccattcgatATTCGGGGCCTTACTTACGCATGctgtcaatatttacaccattctaAGCCGTtttagtaattaatatattttatattatagtaaataCTTGAttcggatggggatgctcttattttttttatttgtgatttGCATGCTGTTTTGGTTGCTGTTTTGTATTATGTaggaaaaagttaccgttacactccaaacaaaaaatgttaccgtttgagagaagacgaaaaaagttaccgttagagaaaagacaaaaaatattaccgttagaaaaaagacaaaaaa
This window harbors:
- the LOC122289651 gene encoding DNA topoisomerase 1 alpha-like, with protein sequence MAVQTSGKSVYDDDFDEEDGPAVFKRSKPTAKQNPLNSEVNKLSSQRHDGQSGRQVSGIPSSNGQNLSSQKGKMVTSNKASPVKSPAASPKASTSSIKASTEKSPVANSRKLSMSDGHVKHSSEQKLSRSIKEEMFSAENSDSEDSEDDKPLSARLKGNSNPAHKGIGKPIPTTSLPMVSKNAVKKSSEDSDDEVPLSSRFPFKSNAGTPNSKSYESEEKKPLASKILQNGSTLRDKQHKSSIIMGKRPLDKANSSDQSSVKKTKLSDTSTTVKIKQVPVKAELKTDDDDDHIPIAQRIKKPAASGNKSSSTKQKPVKVASSSFKKTTQKSKKAVKNSKYIKSTKMSPSAGDGQKKWTTLVHNGVIFPPPYKPHGVKMRYSGKPVDLNPEQEEVATMFAVMKDTDYMQKDKFKENFWDDWRKLLGKNHVVQSLEKCDFTPIYDWCQQEKEKKKQMSTEEKKAVKEEKLNQEEKYMWAIVDGVKEKVGNFRVEPPGLFRGRGEHPKMGKLKKRIRPRDITINIGKDAPIPECPIPGERWKEVRHDNTVTWLAFWNDPINPKEFKYVFLAASSTLKGQSDKEKYEKARMLKDYIENIRAAYTKNFTSKDVMKRQIAVATYLIDKLALRAGNEKDDDEADTVGCCTLKVENVKAVAPNTLEFNFLGKDSIRYENKVEVELPVYKAIIQFQAGKKGSDDLFDQLDTSKLNAHLKELMPGLTAKVFRTYNASITLDEMLNMETKDGDVAEKIVVYQHANKEVAIICNHQRSVSKSHSQQMLRLNEKISELQGLLKELKTDLDRAKKGKPPLKNADGKRRNLAPEAIEKKIAQTNTKIEKMERDMKTKEDLKTVALGTSKINYLDPRITVAWCKRREVPIEKIFNKSLLAKFAWAMDVDPDFRF
- the LOC122289652 gene encoding probable long-chain-alcohol O-fatty-acyltransferase 5, producing the protein MEGEMKNLIKVWIVAMASLCYCYYAVARIRGGMLRLLYLLPIFYLFTILPLTLHTVHFGGTTTFFLVWLGNFKLLLFAFEQGPLSPLPPNLFHFISIACLPIKIKQDPILNKDYKPLNTRNGKNPSYQKAKNSKQSSPNLEPSSNPLTTKVPRSILFLIKALLLAMIIRAYDHRPNLHPSVIFALYCGHLYLALEIALALAVTPARAIFGFELEPQFNEPYLATSLQDFWGRRWNLMVTSILRPTVYNPTRRVSVRVVGPRWASLPAVFATFLVSGLIHEVIYYYITRANPTWEVTWFFVLHGLCVVIEIVVKKAVKDRWKLHRAISGPLTIGFVAVTGAWLFFPQILSSHLDDKIIHESSILIAFISWPLYKFSNLLF